In Leptospira bourretii, a genomic segment contains:
- a CDS encoding aminoglycoside phosphotransferase family protein, producing the protein MDKQNKEYSMKSLGKPFAIGRSADLFALPENQILKLFFPEANESEIDLEVENSVEANRKGASRMRCYGKAKVENRFGIIFDRLNGISLTKLPDKNPLELFRIAGKLARLHYGIHQIESERFKDIKEILKHCLDSKPLSFLNAGEKEIVKSYIAGLPNGNSILHLDFHPENVIVEGKDEIIIDWMTAAKGNPAADVAFTFLLFTDAELWPGTPKLKIIFYTVIRKFILSGYLKVYKSLSGMTDAQISAWRLPALILRLGLWNIESERESLKAQITRLVANGGKI; encoded by the coding sequence ATGGATAAACAAAACAAAGAATATAGTATGAAAAGTTTGGGGAAACCTTTTGCGATTGGTAGATCGGCAGATCTATTTGCTTTGCCTGAGAATCAAATTCTAAAACTTTTTTTTCCAGAGGCAAACGAATCGGAAATCGATTTAGAAGTAGAAAATTCTGTTGAGGCCAACAGAAAGGGCGCATCCAGGATGCGGTGTTATGGAAAAGCCAAAGTAGAAAATCGATTCGGAATAATTTTCGATCGTCTGAATGGAATTTCACTCACAAAACTTCCTGATAAAAATCCACTGGAACTCTTTCGTATCGCCGGCAAATTAGCGCGTCTACACTACGGCATCCATCAAATTGAATCGGAACGTTTTAAAGATATTAAAGAAATTCTGAAACATTGTTTGGACTCAAAACCACTTTCTTTTTTGAACGCTGGTGAAAAAGAAATTGTTAAATCTTATATCGCAGGATTGCCAAATGGAAACTCTATCCTTCATTTGGATTTTCATCCAGAAAACGTGATCGTAGAAGGGAAAGACGAGATCATCATTGATTGGATGACTGCGGCAAAAGGAAATCCGGCTGCAGATGTTGCTTTCACTTTTCTACTGTTTACCGACGCGGAACTTTGGCCAGGAACTCCAAAATTAAAAATCATCTTTTATACAGTCATCCGAAAGTTTATCCTGAGTGGGTATTTGAAAGTATATAAAAGCTTAAGTGGAATGACCGATGCCCAAATTTCTGCTTGGAGACTGCCGGCACTCATTCTTCGTTTGGGCCTTTGGAATATAGAGAGTGAAAGAGAGAGTCTAAAAGCACAAATCACTCGTTTGGTGGCAAATGGTGGTAAAATATGA
- a CDS encoding xylulokinase produces the protein MESGYILTYDIGTTGVKTCLFRISKALELVQSATKEYSIHLLENGGAEQNPDDWWSSMKDTTTEILSQSKIHPDSIQGISFCSQMQGLVLTDAKFQVVRPAMSYMDQRASNEMKKGIVHGFKIEGINAIKLLLSLWITGAVAASVKDPIWKYKWVEKNEPEKFSKVKWWFDVKEYLIARSTNEAVMTRDSAFATFLYNSRVGKGNWSPLLCKLFGVRFDHLPKIVNSSDRVGGLTKEAADFLGLKENISVFGGGGDASLIGVGAGAVSEGDTHIYAGTSGWISTVTKKRTVDIGARIASIVGAREGYYNYFGEQETSGKCLQWVRDHLALDEIDLYLEKKKITDGPDAVYESLFEFMFDSIKDTEPGSHGVIFTPWLHGNRCPFEDPKARGIFFNISLNTGKRTLIRAVVEGILFHKRWILELSHRKVPTSDTIRFVGGVARSAFICQLLADITGKTIERVVHPENVGAMGAAAIVAFGIGKIQKFEEIKSMIPIQDKWTPNPNHKAIYDKNFQVFQNLYKVNQNNFAILNR, from the coding sequence ATGGAATCTGGATATATACTGACTTATGATATTGGCACGACAGGAGTCAAAACTTGTCTCTTCCGGATCTCGAAGGCATTGGAGCTGGTGCAATCAGCCACAAAAGAATATTCGATCCATCTTTTAGAAAACGGAGGAGCAGAACAAAATCCGGATGATTGGTGGTCTTCTATGAAGGATACCACAACAGAAATTTTATCTCAATCCAAAATTCATCCAGACTCGATCCAAGGAATTTCTTTTTGTTCACAGATGCAAGGCCTTGTCCTTACCGATGCAAAGTTCCAAGTGGTCCGACCAGCAATGAGTTATATGGACCAAAGAGCATCCAATGAAATGAAAAAGGGGATTGTACATGGTTTTAAAATTGAAGGGATCAACGCCATTAAACTATTGTTATCTCTTTGGATCACGGGAGCAGTGGCTGCCAGTGTAAAGGATCCTATTTGGAAATACAAATGGGTCGAAAAAAATGAACCAGAAAAATTTTCGAAAGTGAAGTGGTGGTTTGATGTAAAAGAATATCTAATCGCACGCTCTACAAACGAAGCCGTGATGACAAGAGATTCTGCCTTTGCTACTTTTTTATATAACTCAAGAGTAGGAAAAGGAAACTGGAGTCCCCTCTTATGTAAGTTATTCGGTGTTCGGTTTGATCATTTACCAAAGATAGTCAATTCTTCTGACCGAGTGGGAGGACTTACAAAAGAAGCAGCAGATTTTTTGGGACTCAAAGAAAACATATCCGTGTTTGGTGGTGGTGGTGATGCCTCTCTCATTGGTGTGGGGGCAGGGGCAGTGAGTGAAGGTGATACTCATATCTATGCAGGAACTTCGGGGTGGATATCAACGGTTACAAAAAAGAGGACCGTTGATATTGGAGCAAGGATTGCATCCATTGTTGGAGCAAGAGAAGGGTATTATAATTATTTTGGAGAACAAGAAACATCTGGTAAATGTTTACAATGGGTGAGAGACCATTTGGCTTTAGATGAAATTGATTTATATTTAGAAAAAAAGAAAATCACCGATGGTCCTGATGCCGTGTATGAAAGTTTATTCGAGTTTATGTTTGATTCGATCAAAGATACCGAACCAGGATCTCATGGAGTGATTTTTACACCGTGGCTTCATGGGAATCGTTGTCCTTTCGAAGATCCAAAAGCAAGAGGGATATTCTTTAACATCAGTTTGAACACAGGCAAAAGAACTCTCATTCGAGCCGTTGTGGAAGGAATTCTGTTTCATAAGCGTTGGATTTTGGAATTATCTCACCGAAAAGTACCTACTTCTGATACAATTCGTTTTGTGGGAGGTGTGGCAAGATCTGCATTTATCTGTCAGTTGTTAGCTGATATCACGGGAAAAACCATTGAAAGGGTAGTTCATCCGGAAAACGTTGGCGCGATGGGAGCTGCTGCCATTGTTGCTTTTGGAATTGGAAAAATTCAAAAATTTGAAGAGATCAAATCAATGATCCCCATCCAAGACAAATGGACTCCCAATCCAAATCATAAAGCGATTTACGATAAAAACTTTCAGGTCTTCCAAAACCTTTACAAAGTGAATCAAAATAATTTTGCAATTTTAAATAGATAA
- a CDS encoding MFS transporter, whose translation MSQNPPKLYSYRWVVLFAYIVITATICLQWLTYAPIARDAKEFYHVSPLQIDLLSLVFLGVFVFIAIPASYVIDTYGIKKGVGFGAILTGVCGLLKGIYAADYTIVLFCQIGLAIAQPFLLNAVTKISVLWFPIQERATAVALGTLAQFLGIILVMILTPILLQSGNSIPQVMMVYGFVSVGSAVLFLLLIKEKPPTSPSTHGEDHELPFLEGLRFLWKQKDMRKILFLFLIGLGVFNAVSTCIDQICEIKGLNIDESGLVGGVMLISGIIGGIIIPPLSDKLQKRKLFLIIAMAGFLVGLSLFTLFQGFIFLLTGSVIIGFFLLGIGAPIGFQYCAEITSPAPESTSQGLLLLVGQVSGILFILGLNFLGMISFLYILLILSLINFVMVFWLKESPFMES comes from the coding sequence ATGAGCCAAAACCCTCCAAAACTATATTCTTACCGCTGGGTCGTTCTTTTCGCCTACATCGTCATCACAGCAACCATTTGTTTGCAATGGTTGACCTATGCTCCCATTGCACGAGATGCCAAAGAATTTTATCATGTAAGCCCTCTCCAAATTGATTTACTCTCCCTAGTTTTTCTCGGAGTTTTTGTTTTCATCGCCATTCCCGCTTCTTACGTGATTGATACTTATGGGATTAAAAAAGGAGTTGGGTTTGGTGCTATACTAACAGGTGTTTGTGGGTTACTCAAAGGGATTTATGCGGCAGATTATACCATTGTGCTCTTCTGCCAAATTGGACTCGCCATAGCCCAACCGTTTTTACTGAATGCCGTCACAAAAATCAGTGTCTTGTGGTTTCCCATCCAAGAAAGAGCCACGGCCGTTGCCCTGGGAACTCTCGCACAATTCCTCGGAATCATTCTTGTGATGATCCTCACTCCCATCTTACTCCAATCGGGAAATTCCATTCCACAGGTCATGATGGTTTACGGTTTTGTTTCTGTAGGTTCCGCCGTTCTTTTTCTTCTTCTCATCAAAGAAAAACCTCCTACTTCTCCGAGCACTCACGGCGAAGACCATGAACTCCCTTTTTTAGAAGGACTTCGTTTTTTATGGAAACAGAAGGACATGAGAAAAATTCTATTTTTGTTTCTCATTGGACTTGGAGTCTTCAATGCGGTTAGCACATGTATTGATCAAATTTGTGAAATCAAAGGACTGAATATCGACGAATCAGGACTCGTTGGTGGAGTGATGCTAATTTCAGGAATCATCGGTGGGATCATCATTCCTCCGTTATCTGATAAATTACAAAAAAGAAAATTATTTCTTATCATTGCGATGGCAGGATTTCTCGTGGGCCTTAGTTTATTTACCTTATTCCAAGGATTCATTTTCCTACTCACAGGATCAGTGATCATTGGATTTTTTCTACTTGGGATTGGAGCGCCCATTGGATTTCAATACTGTGCAGAGATTACCTCTCCTGCACCAGAATCGACCTCGCAAGGATTGTTACTTCTTGTGGGACAAGTCTCGGGAATTTTATTTATCTTAGGACTGAACTTTCTTGGAATGATATCGTTTCTTTATATCCTTCTCATTTTATCACTGATTAATTTTGTGATGGTGTTTTGGTTAAAAGAATCTCCGTTTATGGAAAGTTAG
- a CDS encoding HAD-IA family hydrolase — translation MIKAILFDYDDTLVQTRKTRYNTIYKLSEELFKTKITEKEIDVAWGLPADEFLLNLFGRFSLDIHYLWSIYIEFSKKDLNLPHLNAFDFIEKYKNFVKFGIVTSSSEKVVIRELNELQVDTNLFLQIQTSDHTAVHKPNPNVFEPIFGLLKNKNISKNEVIYIGDSPADYESASRFGFHFLGIAHDDRHLPYFQTGEIPFVRNFLELENYLINQHSFVSQE, via the coding sequence ATGATAAAAGCGATTCTATTTGATTACGATGATACTTTGGTCCAAACACGAAAGACCCGTTACAATACGATTTATAAACTATCAGAAGAACTCTTTAAAACAAAAATCACCGAAAAAGAAATTGATGTCGCTTGGGGACTTCCTGCGGATGAATTTTTACTAAACCTTTTTGGGCGATTTTCTTTGGACATTCATTACCTTTGGTCAATCTATATAGAATTTTCTAAGAAAGATTTAAACCTTCCTCATTTGAATGCTTTCGATTTTATCGAAAAATATAAAAACTTCGTAAAATTTGGAATCGTCACTTCTTCCAGTGAAAAAGTTGTCATTCGCGAACTGAATGAACTTCAAGTTGATACGAATTTATTTTTGCAGATCCAAACCTCTGACCATACAGCTGTTCACAAACCGAATCCAAATGTCTTTGAACCAATTTTTGGATTATTAAAAAATAAAAATATAAGCAAGAATGAAGTCATCTATATAGGTGATTCTCCTGCTGATTATGAATCTGCTAGCAGGTTTGGATTTCATTTCCTTGGGATCGCACACGATGATAGGCATCTTCCTTATTTCCAAACTGGGGAAATTCCATTCGTTCGAAATTTTTTGGAATTAGAGAATTATTTAATCAATCAACATAGCTTTGTATCACAAGAATAA
- a CDS encoding TetR/AcrR family transcriptional regulator codes for MVTKHFNDSFERISEEKRNRILSTAISEFANRGFTSANTNTIAQKAGISVGSLYKYFETKEDFFLTVVDHGITQLEKTLESVLSMDLDMFGKIEKIIRIIQTHSRINQDIIRLYNEMTTESNYELITRLSGELESLSAKCYIEMINLAKKEGTISSDVDSNLSAFLLDNIFMTLQFSYSTVYYKERMKIYLGEDVFDKDEDVVAGVMKVIRRALGG; via the coding sequence ATGGTAACGAAGCATTTTAATGATAGTTTTGAACGAATTTCCGAAGAAAAGAGAAATCGGATTTTATCCACAGCCATTTCTGAATTTGCCAATCGCGGATTTACGAGTGCCAATACCAATACCATTGCCCAAAAAGCGGGGATTAGTGTAGGTTCCCTTTATAAATACTTTGAAACCAAAGAGGATTTTTTCCTTACGGTAGTGGATCATGGGATCACCCAATTGGAAAAAACCTTAGAGTCTGTTCTTTCTATGGATCTGGATATGTTTGGTAAAATAGAAAAAATCATTCGTATCATCCAAACCCACTCGCGGATCAACCAAGACATCATTCGCCTCTACAACGAAATGACAACAGAAAGTAATTACGAACTCATCACTCGTTTGTCAGGTGAGTTAGAATCGTTATCTGCAAAATGTTATATCGAAATGATTAACCTAGCGAAAAAAGAAGGAACGATCAGTTCTGATGTGGATAGCAACTTATCTGCCTTTTTACTTGATAATATTTTTATGACACTTCAGTTTTCCTATTCCACAGTGTATTATAAAGAACGAATGAAGATTTATTTGGGTGAAGATGTTTTTGATAAGGACGAAGACGTTGTCGCCGGTGTGATGAAAGTGATTCGTCGGGCGCTGGGTGGGTAA
- a CDS encoding aspartate aminotransferase family protein, producing the protein MAQGFSMNEYPNVDQIYKDLRKLISLPIRSIRKDAMEDIIQNYFDKKCSKSKAMITKASEYIPGGVQHNLSFNHPFPLVFTEASGAYLYDLDGNKYIDFLQAGGPTVLGSNPNIVRKKVIELLNTTGPVTGLFHEYEYKLAEKIVELVPSVEMFRMLGSGTEACMASIRVARLATKKKNIVKMGGAYHGWSDQLAYGLRIPGTRHFEANGVPKSIFKYTQEFYPNDLNALESVLKRNRFCGGTAAVLIEPVGPESGTRPLDFDFNKGVRELCDKYGALLIFDEVVTAFRIGLSGAQGYFGVSPDLTIFGKVVAGGYPSAGGLGGKKEYMKYVSAGLQTGTKKALIGGTMAANPLSSAAGYFTLCEMEKTGALEKSGRAGDRLTKGLQKLIKKYDLPFVAFNQGSICHLETVGTMLLDINIKKFWTIKKTIAEAHKRKHAMEEMGAAYMSEGLVTLAGSRLYTSASDTDAVIDDALKRFDRVFQKVEGVA; encoded by the coding sequence ATGGCCCAAGGCTTTTCCATGAACGAATACCCCAACGTAGACCAAATCTACAAAGACCTAAGGAAACTCATTTCCCTTCCCATCCGCTCCATTCGTAAAGACGCTATGGAGGACATCATCCAGAATTACTTCGACAAAAAATGCAGTAAGTCCAAAGCCATGATCACTAAGGCTTCGGAATACATCCCTGGCGGAGTCCAACACAACCTTTCTTTCAACCATCCATTCCCTCTTGTATTCACGGAAGCCTCCGGTGCTTATCTTTATGATCTAGACGGAAACAAATACATCGATTTTTTACAAGCAGGTGGGCCCACCGTTCTCGGTAGTAACCCAAACATTGTCCGAAAAAAAGTCATCGAACTTCTCAATACAACAGGCCCTGTGACTGGTCTTTTCCATGAATACGAATATAAGTTAGCTGAAAAAATTGTAGAGTTGGTTCCTTCCGTCGAAATGTTTCGGATGCTCGGTTCGGGAACAGAAGCTTGTATGGCATCTATTCGTGTTGCAAGACTTGCCACAAAGAAAAAAAACATTGTGAAGATGGGTGGAGCATATCACGGTTGGAGCGATCAATTGGCTTATGGACTTCGTATCCCAGGCACAAGACATTTCGAAGCCAATGGAGTTCCTAAATCCATTTTCAAATACACACAAGAATTTTATCCGAACGATTTGAACGCTTTAGAATCAGTTCTCAAACGAAATCGTTTTTGTGGTGGCACTGCTGCTGTTCTCATTGAACCAGTAGGACCAGAAAGTGGAACAAGACCTCTTGATTTTGATTTCAACAAAGGAGTCCGTGAACTTTGTGACAAGTATGGAGCCCTTCTGATTTTTGATGAAGTGGTGACCGCTTTCCGCATTGGTCTTAGCGGTGCCCAAGGGTATTTTGGAGTAAGCCCTGACTTAACCATCTTCGGTAAAGTAGTGGCAGGTGGATATCCATCAGCTGGTGGACTTGGTGGTAAAAAAGAATACATGAAGTATGTATCTGCTGGATTACAAACTGGCACCAAAAAGGCGTTAATCGGTGGAACGATGGCAGCAAACCCACTCAGTTCTGCAGCTGGTTACTTTACACTTTGTGAAATGGAAAAAACAGGAGCTCTTGAAAAATCAGGAAGAGCAGGAGATCGCCTAACCAAAGGATTACAAAAACTCATCAAAAAGTATGACCTTCCTTTTGTTGCCTTCAACCAAGGTTCCATTTGCCACTTAGAAACAGTTGGTACCATGTTACTCGATATCAATATCAAGAAGTTCTGGACCATCAAAAAAACCATTGCGGAAGCTCATAAAAGAAAACATGCGATGGAAGAAATGGGTGCGGCGTATATGTCGGAAGGTCTTGTGACTCTTGCCGGAAGTAGACTTTATACCAGTGCTTCCGATACAGATGCGGTGATTGATGATGCCCTCAAACGATTTGATCGTGTGTTCCAAAAAGTGGAAGGTGTGGCTTAG
- a CDS encoding type II toxin-antitoxin system PemK/MazF family toxin, giving the protein MVINQYEIYLINLDPTVGFEIKKSRPCIVISPNEMNQFIGTVMIAPMTTASRTYPTRVELVFQGKKGSVVLDQIRAVDKTRLIQRLGSADTKTIQKIKKVIKEMLVD; this is encoded by the coding sequence ATGGTAATCAACCAATACGAAATCTATTTGATTAATCTAGATCCAACTGTCGGATTTGAGATTAAAAAATCTAGGCCATGCATTGTGATTTCGCCTAACGAAATGAATCAGTTCATAGGGACTGTGATGATTGCACCAATGACTACCGCTTCAAGAACATATCCAACAAGAGTCGAGTTGGTGTTTCAGGGAAAAAAAGGATCTGTTGTTTTAGACCAAATCAGAGCTGTTGATAAAACAAGATTGATTCAAAGGCTAGGGTCGGCGGATACTAAAACCATTCAGAAAATTAAAAAAGTCATAAAAGAAATGTTAGTCGATTAA
- a CDS encoding AbrB/MazE/SpoVT family DNA-binding domain-containing protein, producing MKAAIIQIGNSKGIRIPKTVLAECHIEDEVDLLVEDNKIIITPHKNKPRVGWEDQFKAMAKEKEDELLIPDSIDLNSQDWEW from the coding sequence ATGAAAGCTGCAATCATCCAGATTGGAAATTCAAAAGGAATCCGAATTCCTAAAACAGTTTTGGCGGAATGTCATATAGAAGATGAAGTCGATCTATTGGTAGAGGACAATAAAATCATCATCACTCCACATAAAAACAAACCGCGAGTGGGTTGGGAAGACCAATTCAAAGCGATGGCAAAAGAAAAAGAGGATGAGTTACTCATTCCAGATTCCATTGATTTGAACTCGCAGGATTGGGAATGGTAA